In a genomic window of Methylovirgula sp. 4M-Z18:
- a CDS encoding M23 family metallopeptidase, with translation MADKTVIAGRTNPEPTDGKEQPAEKPEVATPLEDSNATIIAPARSSGASASRKPVKPASDGAAPAQGGGGKTDEKGTASPRGRIGAFGYISLLMALVFLGFGAAMTSIYIFSPARNEQSITVPESDLEANLVAVPSQDSEAEDEALIRAAIKPHIIELSGDPVIVPQLASAPRQLVKLANDRQRKAADSLGIKSDVFRLKDVLDLPTPESQIAVLGSQEDIAVAQDASAQASSDNPDNAPDTAGFSVIAASGAGPGHRIADFAQTAKAPTTLSDALKGLGLDAQKAAAAAGAFASFYSSQNLQSGDRYAVRATAIDDDPSHMQPVQVSVYSGSKLVGSIALNDDGAFVRSEDPWYQRDPFAAPLVPDRVNPEDQPRLLDAIYVTALRNRLPAPVVGETIMLLSRAQDLEQKVQSGDTITIVYSPIARDSKQGLGRIVFVSIGRTTGNLDCYVMQSQPGARYECVSSAGRGSVPDGGMITPVNGVIAARFGAQGTGDSASTQMNYGMDWTAPEGSPVVAAFAGQVTSIGNETGFGTVVRMSHDGGKTSMYGYLAHPATGLAVGSTVKAGQIIGYVGTPSTSREPRLHFEVRNNGVPVDPVAETQANTGTNSAVDQFVNRIIYIESGNKCTAANPLSTAVGLGQFIESTWMTTIRLHRPDLLVGRTRQEVLALRTDCDLSRTMTTEFTRDNAAVERQAGHPVTPGNLYLAHFLGVGGALKVLGSRPDLLIADVFGAEHVRANPFEQGKTIGYLISWAAQKMGGRPASAPPSGGGTTVAQNSGDKPTISSNNEPLAKFASDPAFSTLKTTVLAFLD, from the coding sequence ATGGCTGACAAGACTGTCATAGCTGGGCGCACCAATCCCGAGCCGACGGACGGCAAGGAGCAGCCGGCGGAGAAGCCGGAGGTTGCGACGCCCCTCGAAGACAGCAACGCCACGATCATTGCGCCAGCCCGATCTTCTGGCGCGTCTGCCTCCAGGAAACCTGTAAAGCCCGCCAGCGATGGTGCAGCGCCCGCGCAAGGCGGAGGCGGCAAGACAGACGAAAAAGGCACGGCATCGCCCCGCGGCCGCATCGGCGCATTCGGCTACATCTCGCTGTTGATGGCCCTCGTCTTCCTTGGTTTTGGCGCGGCCATGACATCCATCTACATCTTCTCGCCGGCTCGAAATGAGCAGAGCATCACGGTGCCCGAAAGCGACCTCGAGGCGAATCTGGTTGCGGTCCCATCACAAGACAGTGAGGCCGAAGACGAGGCTCTCATCAGAGCGGCGATCAAGCCGCACATCATTGAGTTGAGCGGCGATCCAGTGATCGTGCCGCAACTCGCCAGCGCGCCGCGTCAATTGGTGAAGCTCGCAAACGACCGGCAACGCAAGGCGGCCGACAGCTTAGGCATCAAGAGCGATGTTTTTCGGCTCAAGGACGTTCTCGACTTGCCGACCCCTGAATCTCAAATTGCGGTTCTCGGGTCGCAGGAAGATATCGCCGTCGCACAGGACGCGTCGGCGCAAGCCTCCTCCGACAATCCCGACAATGCGCCCGATACGGCAGGCTTTTCGGTGATCGCCGCGTCAGGCGCGGGGCCAGGCCACAGGATTGCCGATTTTGCTCAGACGGCTAAAGCCCCGACCACCCTGTCGGACGCGCTCAAAGGTCTGGGCCTCGATGCACAGAAAGCCGCTGCTGCAGCAGGCGCATTCGCCTCCTTCTACAGTAGCCAGAACCTTCAGAGCGGTGACCGCTATGCAGTGCGGGCGACGGCGATCGACGACGACCCCAGCCACATGCAGCCCGTACAGGTTTCGGTTTATAGCGGATCCAAGCTCGTCGGCTCGATCGCCCTCAATGATGACGGCGCCTTTGTCAGGTCCGAAGATCCTTGGTATCAGCGCGATCCGTTCGCGGCGCCGCTGGTTCCCGATCGGGTCAATCCGGAAGACCAGCCGCGTCTGCTCGATGCGATCTATGTTACGGCACTGCGGAATCGGCTTCCGGCGCCAGTTGTCGGTGAAACGATCATGCTCCTGTCACGTGCTCAGGATCTTGAGCAGAAGGTGCAATCGGGAGACACGATCACGATTGTCTACTCGCCGATCGCGCGGGATTCGAAACAAGGTCTTGGCCGCATTGTCTTCGTGAGCATCGGCCGCACGACGGGCAATCTCGACTGTTATGTGATGCAGTCGCAGCCTGGCGCCCGATACGAATGCGTCTCGTCCGCCGGTCGAGGCAGCGTGCCGGACGGCGGCATGATCACACCCGTCAACGGCGTGATTGCCGCGAGGTTCGGCGCGCAAGGAACCGGCGATTCCGCCTCGACGCAGATGAATTACGGCATGGACTGGACGGCACCGGAGGGGTCGCCGGTGGTTGCCGCGTTCGCCGGCCAGGTCACGTCCATCGGAAACGAGACGGGATTTGGAACCGTGGTCCGGATGTCGCACGATGGCGGCAAGACCTCCATGTATGGCTATCTGGCACATCCGGCGACGGGTTTGGCGGTTGGGAGTACGGTCAAGGCCGGGCAGATCATCGGCTATGTCGGCACTCCCTCGACAAGCCGCGAACCACGGCTGCATTTTGAAGTTCGCAATAACGGTGTGCCGGTCGATCCCGTCGCCGAAACCCAAGCGAATACGGGCACCAACAGCGCCGTGGACCAGTTCGTCAACCGGATCATTTACATTGAGAGCGGCAACAAATGCACCGCGGCCAATCCCTTGTCGACCGCGGTTGGGCTTGGCCAATTCATCGAATCCACGTGGATGACGACGATCCGGCTCCATCGCCCCGACCTCCTGGTCGGCCGCACGCGCCAGGAGGTCTTGGCGCTTCGAACCGACTGCGATCTCTCGCGCACGATGACGACCGAATTTACACGCGACAACGCGGCCGTGGAGCGCCAAGCAGGCCACCCCGTGACGCCAGGCAATCTGTATCTGGCTCATTTTCTCGGCGTCGGCGGCGCGCTGAAAGTGCTCGGCAGTCGGCCGGATCTGCTGATCGCCGACGTCTTCGGCGCCGAACATGTGCGCGCCAATCCCTTCGAACAAGGTAAAACGATTGGCTACCTGATATCTTGGGCAGCTCAGAAGATGGGAGGCAGGCCAGCGTCAGCCCCGCCGTCCGGCGGCGGCACGACGGTAGCACAGAATTCAGGGGACAAGCCCACCATCAGCAGCAACAATGAACCTTTGGCGAAATTTGCCAGTGACCCTGCATTCTCCACGCTCAAGACGACGGTCTTGGCATTCCTGGATTAG
- the tagF gene encoding type VI secretion system-associated protein TagF, with protein MTIPCAMFGKLPSKRDFVAYNMVRPFLDQWEAWLQAGVASSRHTLGRRWQEIFLGFPIWRFWCGRQIFGDAVTGALMPSVDGVGRYFPLTVCACEPADMYLEPPPSPALDHWHEDCERFLLHMLDDHIEREPSALLAELSFPPVAPRLPAPQRNSGLFEWPGGDISIPDAFRSLEMADGEARNGGRSYWWTYGGEGGHQARLVVVEGKPSAQFFEYLMTGESA; from the coding sequence ATGACGATACCATGCGCCATGTTCGGAAAATTACCTTCGAAACGGGACTTCGTGGCCTACAACATGGTGCGTCCATTTCTCGATCAATGGGAAGCGTGGCTGCAAGCCGGTGTCGCGTCCAGCCGGCACACGTTGGGACGGCGCTGGCAAGAAATATTTCTCGGATTTCCGATCTGGCGCTTTTGGTGCGGCAGGCAGATTTTTGGCGATGCGGTGACCGGCGCGCTGATGCCCTCGGTCGACGGGGTAGGGCGCTATTTCCCGCTGACCGTCTGCGCGTGTGAACCGGCAGACATGTATCTCGAGCCGCCACCCTCGCCGGCGCTGGATCATTGGCACGAGGATTGCGAACGCTTCCTCCTTCATATGCTGGACGATCACATCGAGCGAGAACCGTCTGCATTGTTGGCGGAACTCTCCTTCCCGCCTGTCGCACCCCGCTTGCCGGCACCGCAACGAAACAGCGGGCTGTTCGAATGGCCCGGCGGCGACATTTCGATCCCCGATGCCTTCCGCTCGCTCGAGATGGCGGACGGCGAAGCGCGCAACGGCGGACGAAGCTATTGGTGGACATATGGCGGGGAGGGCGGACACCAAGCCAGGCTTGTGGTCGTCGAGGGCAAACCCAGCGCCCAGTTCTTTGAGTATCTCATGACCGGGGAGTCTGCCTGA
- the tssK gene encoding type VI secretion system baseplate subunit TssK has product MSWFSKVVWSEGLFLRPHHLQQGDRYLEHLIESRTSQVTPYPWGFSEIEIDRDLVQQSKFALRRAAGILPDGTPFRFPGDCPPPPPAAVSETAAGLLVWLCMPMAQPNSREVDEPEAESGSRFVVHSETLIDATSALHIEEEVDIAVPRFSYEIRKTPKPGFVNLLCARIIEVNDKTIVFDERFAPPVLVVGAHASVSGWLDRVIGWVETKLSELARFASDPRSSAGMQSVDYFILQMLNREIPVLRHMRRSKYTHPERLYVELLRLAGELATYATKERSANDYPAYDHDNPGATFAPVLADIQRFLSVDISRAIRLEIVEKAANAFLATVTDRNLFRASTFVLEVAAQRSLTELQTQFPALFKVGPNTRMNEIVHAHLPGIGLIHLPTPPAQIRAITSHVYFALDRMSPLWPEFSTASGIGMHFSGDWPGLELNLWVVKEDMK; this is encoded by the coding sequence ATGTCCTGGTTTAGCAAAGTCGTTTGGTCCGAGGGGCTTTTCCTCCGGCCGCATCACTTGCAGCAGGGCGATCGCTATCTTGAGCATCTGATTGAGAGCCGGACCAGTCAGGTCACACCCTATCCGTGGGGTTTCAGCGAGATCGAAATCGATCGCGACCTGGTGCAACAGAGCAAGTTCGCTCTGCGCCGCGCGGCCGGCATCTTGCCGGACGGAACGCCGTTCCGATTTCCGGGGGATTGTCCCCCGCCGCCGCCTGCCGCCGTGTCCGAGACTGCTGCTGGCCTCCTGGTGTGGCTGTGCATGCCGATGGCCCAACCGAACAGTCGCGAGGTTGATGAGCCGGAGGCCGAAAGCGGCAGCCGCTTTGTCGTCCATTCCGAAACGCTGATCGACGCCACCTCCGCGCTGCACATAGAAGAAGAAGTTGACATTGCGGTGCCGCGCTTCAGCTACGAGATCCGTAAGACCCCTAAGCCCGGTTTCGTCAATTTGCTCTGCGCCCGGATTATCGAAGTCAACGACAAGACGATTGTGTTCGACGAGCGCTTTGCCCCGCCCGTTCTGGTGGTCGGTGCGCATGCAAGTGTGAGCGGCTGGCTCGATCGCGTTATTGGCTGGGTCGAGACGAAACTCAGTGAGCTGGCCCGCTTCGCCTCGGACCCACGTTCGAGTGCCGGCATGCAGAGCGTGGACTATTTTATTCTCCAAATGCTGAACCGAGAAATACCGGTGCTACGGCACATGCGACGCTCGAAATACACGCATCCTGAGCGGCTCTATGTGGAATTGCTGCGGCTTGCGGGAGAGTTGGCGACCTACGCCACCAAGGAGCGGAGCGCCAATGACTATCCGGCCTATGACCACGACAATCCCGGCGCGACGTTCGCACCGGTTCTGGCTGACATTCAGCGCTTCCTCAGCGTCGACATAAGCCGTGCCATCCGCCTCGAAATTGTCGAAAAGGCCGCGAATGCGTTTCTGGCCACCGTCACCGACCGCAATTTGTTTCGGGCGTCGACCTTCGTCCTCGAGGTCGCGGCGCAGCGCTCGCTCACCGAATTGCAGACGCAGTTCCCCGCGCTTTTCAAGGTCGGCCCCAATACGCGCATGAATGAAATCGTGCATGCGCACCTTCCGGGCATCGGGCTCATTCATCTGCCGACCCCGCCTGCGCAGATCAGAGCGATCACCAGCCACGTCTATTTCGCGCTCGACCGCATGTCGCCGCTTTGGCCCGAATTCAGCACCGCCAGTGGCATCGGCATGCATTTTTCGGGCGACTGGCCGGGACTTGAACTCAATCTGTGGGTCGTCAAAGAAGATATGAAGTAG
- a CDS encoding DUF1036 domain-containing protein produces the protein MAQLFQFPRCRQWQGRGFAMALFGTFLGQHGAAYAAFKVCNQSVSLYNVAIGAEINNKFSTEGWWILPANTCITPIHEDLSALKLRYVYIYATTATGESAFEGNWDMCVDTKRFKIEKDQNQPWDCWVRGFEQVKFKEIDTGDSNSWTIFIRANGP, from the coding sequence GTGGCGCAATTGTTTCAGTTTCCCCGATGCCGGCAGTGGCAAGGGCGCGGCTTTGCTATGGCTCTATTCGGCACGTTTCTTGGGCAGCATGGCGCAGCCTATGCTGCATTCAAGGTATGTAATCAGTCTGTATCGCTGTACAACGTCGCCATAGGCGCTGAAATCAACAATAAATTCAGCACCGAAGGCTGGTGGATACTGCCTGCCAATACTTGCATTACTCCGATCCATGAAGATCTTAGCGCCCTCAAACTCAGATATGTTTATATTTATGCGACGACTGCGACAGGCGAGAGCGCGTTCGAGGGAAACTGGGACATGTGTGTCGATACCAAGCGGTTCAAGATCGAGAAGGATCAGAACCAACCCTGGGACTGCTGGGTGCGGGGCTTCGAGCAGGTCAAGTTCAAAGAGATCGACACCGGCGATTCCAACTCTTGGACGATATTCATTCGAGCGAACGGGCCCTAG
- the tssM gene encoding type VI secretion system membrane subunit TssM yields the protein MKRWIILGISIIAVIALCAVIWFVFPLVAIARVEPFANPWLRLALMGLILTIYFGWLAYSIHQHRQAARALAENIALQDPEDDGSDAAVLAEKMRDALLTLKGSRRTKGDFLYELPWYLIVGPPGAGKTTALMNCGLKFPLAAHAGPIAGSGGTRYCDWWFTEDAVFIDTAGRYTTQDSDSDADRKSWLGFLDLLKRHRERQPINGVLVAISIGDMLAMKEAEFGAHAVAIRKRLAELNNRLQVDFPVYVIFTKADLIAGFSEYFGNLDADERKAVWGATFQTKNKKENRVGDVGPEIDLLISRLSAELPDRLQEEPDPIARVRLTGLPSQLAALKPTIARFLSAIFEPTRYQTSAALRGFYFTSGTQEGTPIDQLLGSLSRNLGLQGSASIAYSGRAKSYFLEHLLTKVVFGEAGWVSTNAAAVRRRFLLRMSGYLLVGGITLAALAGWFTSYYSNTGLIDRTNAAAAAYARDTAPLLSQDPINDEDFLRIVRPLDALRDFPWGYEKVDADPPMSATLGLGQHERIGTASVASYHDGLDRLLRPRILFHLEKRLAELQDKPEQLYEPLKVYLMLGGDPNIPVDTALIEGWMQGDWESLYPGEPNKAARDSLNRHLDAMLNIEGAPPRQIALNGPLVKSSQVALTRLSLAERAFAIIKSTAHDQSVKDWTVVGHAGPDAAVVFGTNDKSPIESVGVQALFTYDGFYALFLGKMDAVMSLLQRERWVLGDAGSTQALDAQYANLGPDLFRIYDQEFIKAWTSALGRLKLNSFAADKPTYATLRAATGAASPIKLLLESISSETKLTEARQAASDGTGKPGAAAGRAAPKAEAKLGDMAAIGLDASKKSSGRGGNVEAPFVPGAIIQEHFRRYHELAKKSGDKDQIDLLVEQLKGLYQSLIDEQNFERAAQARQNMQTFLGAIATSSSRLDTPFDTMFHDTMAEFEQKIIGEKVADLKGDLNGAVTRECLNIISNKYPFVPTSKQDVPMGEFGRLFGPNGIFDTFFRERLAGLVDTSGAVWSWKQGSKFSQALSSEALLQFQNAARIKEAFFGGQGSAPNVKFAITAQSMSDKTASATFEVNGSKLESPFGVASHGDFEWPGSSPDGTASITMPESEGVTPSLHFTGAWALYRLLKEGAVRQSGNKATVRFVVSGRQVTYELTFDTLDNPFTILSQLKFACPSDL from the coding sequence ATGAAACGCTGGATCATCCTTGGCATCAGTATTATCGCTGTCATCGCCCTATGCGCGGTGATCTGGTTCGTATTCCCGCTCGTTGCCATTGCCCGCGTCGAGCCCTTCGCCAACCCTTGGCTGCGGCTGGCGCTGATGGGGCTGATCCTTACGATCTATTTCGGCTGGCTGGCCTATAGCATCCACCAGCACCGGCAAGCCGCGCGGGCGCTTGCCGAAAATATCGCCTTGCAGGATCCCGAGGATGACGGTTCGGACGCCGCCGTATTGGCCGAGAAGATGCGGGATGCCCTGCTCACCCTCAAGGGCTCGCGGCGCACCAAGGGCGACTTCCTCTATGAGCTGCCCTGGTATCTGATTGTCGGGCCGCCCGGCGCCGGCAAGACCACGGCCTTGATGAATTGCGGCCTCAAATTCCCGCTGGCGGCTCATGCCGGTCCGATCGCGGGCAGTGGCGGCACGCGCTATTGCGATTGGTGGTTCACCGAAGACGCCGTTTTTATCGACACCGCCGGCCGGTACACGACGCAAGATTCCGACTCCGATGCCGACCGCAAGAGTTGGCTTGGCTTTCTCGACCTTTTGAAGCGCCACCGCGAACGCCAACCGATCAACGGTGTGCTGGTGGCCATCAGCATCGGCGACATGCTGGCCATGAAGGAGGCTGAGTTTGGTGCCCATGCGGTGGCGATCCGCAAGCGCCTCGCTGAACTCAACAACCGGCTCCAGGTCGATTTTCCGGTCTATGTCATCTTCACCAAGGCCGACCTGATCGCGGGTTTCTCAGAGTATTTCGGCAATCTCGACGCGGATGAACGTAAAGCCGTATGGGGTGCCACCTTCCAGACCAAAAATAAGAAGGAGAATCGTGTCGGCGACGTGGGGCCCGAGATCGATCTTTTGATCTCGCGACTGAGCGCGGAACTGCCCGACCGCCTGCAAGAGGAGCCGGATCCTATCGCGCGCGTGCGTCTCACCGGCCTGCCGTCCCAGCTTGCCGCGCTCAAACCGACGATCGCCCGCTTCCTCAGCGCGATCTTCGAGCCGACACGCTATCAGACCAGCGCGGCGCTTCGCGGCTTTTACTTTACGTCCGGAACCCAGGAAGGGACACCGATCGACCAGTTGCTGGGCTCCCTGTCGCGCAACCTTGGCTTGCAGGGAAGCGCGAGCATTGCCTATTCCGGGCGCGCCAAAAGCTATTTTCTTGAACATCTATTGACCAAGGTCGTGTTCGGGGAAGCTGGTTGGGTTTCCACCAACGCGGCGGCCGTGCGCCGCAGGTTCCTCCTGCGCATGTCCGGTTATTTGCTTGTGGGCGGCATCACGCTGGCTGCGCTCGCTGGTTGGTTCACCAGCTATTATTCCAATACAGGCCTGATCGACAGGACCAACGCAGCCGCGGCTGCTTATGCGCGGGACACCGCGCCGCTGCTGAGCCAAGACCCGATCAACGACGAGGATTTTCTGAGGATCGTCAGGCCGCTCGATGCGTTGCGTGATTTTCCGTGGGGATATGAAAAGGTAGATGCCGATCCGCCCATGAGCGCGACGCTGGGCCTTGGGCAGCACGAGCGTATCGGCACAGCGAGCGTTGCGTCGTATCATGACGGGCTGGACCGCCTGCTGCGTCCCCGCATCCTCTTCCACCTCGAAAAGCGCCTTGCCGAGCTGCAGGATAAGCCAGAACAGCTCTATGAGCCCCTGAAGGTCTATCTGATGCTGGGCGGCGATCCCAACATCCCGGTCGATACCGCCCTGATTGAAGGATGGATGCAGGGGGATTGGGAAAGCCTCTATCCGGGCGAGCCCAACAAGGCCGCCCGCGACAGCCTTAACCGGCACCTCGACGCCATGCTCAACATCGAGGGCGCGCCACCACGCCAGATCGCCTTAAATGGTCCTCTCGTCAAATCCAGCCAGGTCGCGTTGACGCGGCTTTCATTGGCCGAGCGCGCTTTTGCGATCATCAAATCGACGGCGCATGACCAAAGCGTCAAGGATTGGACCGTCGTGGGGCATGCTGGCCCCGATGCGGCGGTGGTGTTCGGCACGAATGACAAATCCCCCATCGAGAGTGTCGGCGTCCAGGCCCTGTTCACTTACGATGGTTTCTACGCCCTGTTCCTCGGCAAGATGGACGCCGTCATGTCGCTCTTGCAAAGAGAGCGCTGGGTCTTGGGCGACGCGGGAAGCACCCAAGCGCTCGATGCGCAATACGCCAATCTGGGGCCGGATTTGTTTCGCATCTACGATCAGGAATTCATTAAGGCGTGGACTTCGGCGCTCGGGCGGCTGAAACTCAATAGCTTTGCCGCTGACAAGCCCACCTATGCGACGCTGCGCGCGGCGACCGGAGCGGCTTCACCGATCAAGCTGCTGCTCGAGTCGATCTCGTCGGAGACCAAGCTCACGGAAGCAAGACAGGCTGCCAGCGACGGCACGGGCAAACCTGGTGCCGCTGCGGGAAGAGCCGCGCCCAAGGCGGAGGCTAAGCTCGGCGATATGGCGGCGATCGGGCTCGATGCGTCCAAGAAATCCTCAGGCCGTGGCGGCAACGTGGAAGCGCCCTTCGTGCCCGGCGCCATCATCCAGGAACATTTCCGTCGTTATCACGAGCTTGCGAAGAAGAGCGGCGACAAGGACCAAATCGACTTGCTGGTCGAGCAGCTGAAGGGCTTGTACCAGAGCCTGATCGACGAGCAGAATTTCGAAAGGGCCGCGCAGGCCCGGCAAAACATGCAGACCTTCCTCGGCGCCATTGCCACCAGTTCGTCGAGACTTGATACGCCGTTCGACACCATGTTCCACGATACGATGGCGGAGTTCGAGCAGAAGATCATTGGCGAGAAGGTCGCCGACCTCAAAGGTGATTTGAACGGCGCCGTCACCCGCGAATGCCTCAATATTATCAGCAACAAATACCCGTTCGTACCGACCAGCAAGCAGGACGTGCCGATGGGCGAGTTCGGCCGATTGTTCGGACCCAACGGCATTTTTGATACGTTCTTCCGCGAAAGGCTCGCTGGCCTTGTAGACACGTCCGGCGCCGTTTGGAGCTGGAAGCAAGGCTCGAAGTTCAGTCAGGCGCTTTCGTCCGAGGCACTGCTCCAGTTCCAGAATGCCGCCCGCATCAAGGAAGCATTCTTTGGCGGCCAGGGCAGCGCGCCGAACGTGAAATTCGCGATTACAGCGCAGTCGATGAGTGACAAGACCGCATCCGCGACCTTCGAGGTCAATGGCTCGAAGCTGGAAAGCCCGTTTGGCGTCGCCTCGCACGGTGATTTCGAATGGCCAGGAAGTTCGCCAGATGGCACGGCATCGATCACGATGCCGGAAAGCGAGGGTGTCACGCCGTCCCTTCATTTTACCGGCGCCTGGGCATTGTATCGTCTTCTGAAGGAAGGGGCGGTTCGCCAATCCGGCAACAAGGCAACGGTGCGTTTCGTCGTCAGCGGGCGCCAAGTCACCTATGAGCTCACTTTCGACACGCTCGACAATCCTTTCACGATCCTCTCGCAACTCAAGTTCGCCTGCCCATCGGATCTCTAG
- a CDS encoding PP2C family protein-serine/threonine phosphatase, with protein METRADGQNLRFETAAITHPGHVRQVNEDSIFADGGRGIWVVADGMGGHRDGNVASSMIAEAARNTGRAASLMDFTEAFRSGIDAVNLKLLARSNGERQEIVGSTVAALLIQDAHYCCLWAGDSRCYLVRAGKIRQVSRDHTEVQELLDRGVLSPAEAAIWPRRNVITRAVGAIDDFQLEHATGVVKLGDCFVLCSDGLTGHVNDDEILARSRALSADQASRELLELALARGGKDNISVVIVNVVAREVTAVVMR; from the coding sequence ATGGAAACCCGCGCAGATGGTCAAAATCTCAGGTTTGAAACGGCTGCCATCACGCATCCGGGCCATGTGCGTCAGGTCAACGAGGACAGCATCTTCGCCGATGGCGGGCGCGGCATCTGGGTGGTCGCGGATGGAATGGGCGGTCACCGCGATGGCAATGTCGCCAGTTCGATGATCGCGGAGGCAGCGCGAAACACCGGCAGGGCTGCCTCACTGATGGATTTCACCGAGGCTTTCCGCAGCGGCATCGATGCCGTCAATCTGAAGCTCCTGGCAAGGTCCAACGGCGAGCGGCAAGAGATCGTCGGTTCGACGGTTGCGGCTTTGCTAATTCAAGATGCCCATTATTGCTGCCTTTGGGCTGGCGATTCCCGCTGCTATCTGGTGCGGGCGGGCAAGATTCGGCAGGTCTCGCGCGACCATACCGAAGTCCAGGAACTCCTGGATCGCGGCGTGCTCAGCCCGGCGGAAGCAGCGATCTGGCCGCGCCGAAATGTCATCACTCGTGCGGTTGGGGCCATTGACGATTTTCAGCTGGAACATGCGACGGGTGTGGTAAAGTTGGGCGACTGTTTTGTTCTGTGCAGCGACGGCTTGACCGGTCACGTGAACGATGACGAAATCCTGGCGCGTAGCCGCGCTCTCAGTGCGGACCAAGCAAGCCGCGAACTCCTTGAGCTTGCTTTGGCGCGCGGCGGTAAAGACAACATCTCTGTCGTCATCGTGAACGTTGTCGCCAGAGAAGTCACAGCGGTTGTGATGCGATGA
- the icmH gene encoding type IVB secretion system protein IcmH/DotU, with the protein MGASDKTGGPNPILEAAMPLLIVLANIRIARQVPQVAPMMNTVALGIENFETSLNAQNIPEPQVRTAKYALCATADDIVQNLPSSDRNLWTQYSMLSRFFQVRDSGVGFFDELAKLRQNPQINHNLLGLMHACMSLGFEGKYRIAGGNVAHQQIRRDIYETLRAREARATDHISPHWRGQDIAAAYVRQAVPLWAVTSAAAGLLLLSFLVFRWLLGGLSDSASANLLALHPTADIHIYRTVPAPPPPPPPIKVTTQLERIRERLKDDIAANKVSADYSGKDIVVRLLNDSLFDKGSTTVRADAVPVIGHIAGALEKEPGQIRIVGHTDSTPVRATVRYKDNQQLSEQRAQAVQHILVEGISDPKRLTTAGLADTAPIDMSNTVEGNARNRRVEVFIPREDM; encoded by the coding sequence ATGGGCGCGAGCGACAAGACCGGCGGTCCTAATCCCATTCTTGAAGCCGCAATGCCCTTGCTTATCGTGTTGGCCAATATCCGCATTGCGAGACAAGTCCCTCAGGTCGCGCCGATGATGAATACGGTGGCGCTGGGGATCGAAAACTTCGAAACATCGCTCAACGCGCAAAATATCCCTGAGCCGCAGGTTCGCACCGCCAAATACGCCTTGTGCGCCACCGCCGACGACATCGTGCAGAACTTGCCGAGCTCGGACCGGAATCTGTGGACGCAGTACAGTATGCTGAGCCGTTTTTTCCAGGTCCGCGACAGTGGCGTGGGCTTTTTCGACGAACTGGCGAAGTTGCGGCAAAACCCGCAAATCAATCACAATCTTCTGGGGCTCATGCATGCCTGCATGTCGCTGGGCTTTGAAGGCAAGTATCGCATCGCGGGTGGCAACGTCGCACATCAGCAAATCCGCCGCGACATCTACGAGACGCTGCGCGCACGGGAGGCGCGCGCGACGGATCATATTTCTCCGCACTGGCGCGGCCAGGACATTGCCGCCGCCTATGTGCGCCAAGCGGTGCCGCTCTGGGCGGTGACATCTGCCGCGGCCGGTCTGCTGTTGCTCAGCTTTTTGGTTTTTCGCTGGCTGCTGGGCGGCCTGTCCGATAGCGCCAGCGCGAATTTGTTGGCGCTTCATCCGACAGCGGACATTCATATCTATCGAACTGTTCCGGCGCCGCCGCCACCACCGCCGCCGATCAAGGTCACGACCCAGCTCGAGCGCATTCGCGAACGTCTCAAGGATGATATCGCCGCGAACAAGGTGTCTGCCGATTATTCCGGCAAGGATATTGTCGTACGCTTGCTGAACGATTCCCTTTTCGACAAGGGCAGCACGACAGTTCGAGCCGATGCGGTCCCCGTGATTGGCCATATTGCCGGCGCTCTTGAGAAGGAGCCGGGTCAAATTCGGATCGTTGGTCACACCGACAGCACGCCGGTTCGCGCAACCGTGCGCTACAAGGACAACCAGCAGCTTTCGGAGCAGCGTGCTCAGGCCGTCCAACATATTCTCGTTGAAGGTATCTCGGATCCAAAGCGCCTGACGACGGCGGGGCTTGCCGACACCGCACCCATCGATATGAGCAACACAGTTGAAGGCAATGCCAGAAACCGGCGCGTCGAAGTGTTCATCCCGCGCGAGGACATGTGA